A region of the Mycobacterium sp. NBC_00419 genome:
GCTCGTCGAAACCACTCCCGGCGCCCCGCCCGACCTCGCCCGTGACATCGAGGCACGGGTGTTGCAGCGCACCGGTATCGCCGTCAGCCATGTCGCACTGGTCGAGCCGGGGTCGCTGCCCAGGACCTCCAGCGGAAAGCTGCGCAGGCTGGATGCCCGCGCGCAGTGGTTGGCAGGCACGCTCCCGCAGGCATCGGTATCCGGGGGGACGCTCTGTTAGCGGCGATCACCCGGCTGGCCATCGACGCCCCGCGGCGCATGATCGTGGTGGCGATCCTCGTCATGGTCGGCACCGCTGTGTTCGGCATCCCCGTTGCCGGAAGGCTTTCCGCGGGCGGGCTCACCGACCCCGGCGCCCAGTCCTCCCAGGCGACCAGAGTCCTCGCCGACACCTTCGGCCAGGGTGACATGCCGCTGCTGATCACGGTCAGTTCCCCCGACGGCGTCACCGGTGGCGCAGCCCGAGCCGTGGGCACCGAGATCGTGCAGGCGCTGTCCCGCTCACCTGTCGTGGCGACGGTGACCTCACCGTGGACCGCGCCGCCCCCGGCGGCGGCACCGTTGATCAGCAAGGACGGCACCATCGGGGTGATCGTCGCCGGCATCACCGGCGGTGACAACGGTGCGCCGAAGAACGCCGACGCCCTGATGAACGAGGTCGTCCACGACCGCGACGGGGTGACGGTACACGCCGGCGGTGAGGCGGTGCTGAAACTGCAGATCACCCAGCAGAGCGAACGAGACCTGAAAATCATGGAGGGCATTGCGATTCCGCTGAGCTTCCTGGTTCTGGTGTGGGTCTTCGGCGGTCTGGTGGCCGCCGCACTGCCGGTTGTGGTCGGCGGCATCGCGATCCTCGGGGCGATGGCCGTGCTGCGGCTGATCAGCCTCGCCACCGACGTCTCGATCTTCTCGCTGAATCTGGCGGTGGCGATGGGGCTGGCGCTGGCCATCGACTACACGCTGCTGCTGCTGAGCCGCTATCGCGACGAACGTGCCGCCGGCACCGACCGTGACACCGCCCTGCAGCGCACGATGGCCGCGGCGGGCCGCACCGTGTTGTTCTCGGCGTTGACGGTCGCCCTGTCGATGGCGGCGATGGTGTTGTTCCCGATCTACGCGCTGAAGTCCTTCGCCTACGCCGGTGTCGCCGTGGTGGCGTTCGCCTCGATCGCCGCGGTGGTCGTGACCCCGGCCGCGATCGTGTTGCTCGGCGACCGCCTCGATGCGTTGTCGCTGCGGCGCCGGGTTCGGCAAGCGCCTGCGGTGCAGGAGGGCCGCTGGTATCGAGTGGCGATGTTCGCGATGCGCGCAGCGGTGCCGGTGGGGCTGGCGGTGGTCGCACTGCTGGTCGCGCTCGGCGCTCCGTTCACCGCCGTCAAATGGGGAGTTCCCGACGACCGGGTGCTGCCCACCACGAGTTCGGCACACGTGGTGGGCGATCAGTTGCGGACCCGGTTCGGGGCCGACCTCGCCACCAACCTGACAGTGGTGATCCCCGACGCCGACGGTGTCACCCCGGCCGCGCTGGACCGCTACGCCGCACAGCTGTCGCAGGTGCAGGAGGTCACCTCGGTGTCCGCCCCCGGCGGAACCTTCGTGGCCGGGGCGCCGTCGGGGCCACCGTCGACACCGACCGCGGCCGCAGGGAGCGAGGCGTTCCTCACCGTCACCAGCGCCACCCCGCTGTACTCCCACGCCTCGGACACTCAACTCGACCGGCTGCAGGCGGTGCCCGGCCCGGACGGGCGGGCGGTGTTGTTCGGCGGCACCGCACAGGTCAATCGGGACACCGCCGCGGCCATCGCATCCCGGCTGGGACTGGTGCTGGCCATCATCGCCGGCATCACCTTCGTGCTGCTGTTCCTGATGACCGGCAGCGTCGTGGTGCCGCTGAAAGCGTTGCTACTCAACGTCCTATCGCTGACGGCCGCGTTCGGGGCGCTGGTGTGGATCTTCCAGGACGGCAACCTCGGTGCGCTGGGCACTACGGCCACCGGAACGTTGGCCATCAGCATCCCGGTGCTGTTGTTCTGCATCGCCTTCGGCCTGTCGATGGACTACGAGGTGTTCCTGGTCTCGCGCATCCGGGAGTACTGGTTGGCCAGCGCGCAGACACCGGCCGACAACGACACGAGCGTGGCGATGGGCCTGGCCCGCACCGCGCGGGTGATCACGGCTGCGGCGCTGATCATGGCGATCACCTTCGCGGCGCTCTCCGGTGCCCAGGTGTCGTTCCTGCGGATGCTCGGTGTCGGCCTGACCCTCGCGATCCTCGCCGATGCCACGCTGGTGCGTACGCTGCTGGTTCCGGCGTTCATGCATCTGATGGGCCGGTCGAACTGGTGGGCGCCGAAACCCCTTGTCCGCCTTCATCAACGCATCGGCATCCGCGAGACGGTGCCGACTGGATCGAACGGGGTCGCTGATGCGTAAGCCCGTCCCGCCCGCGGGGTTGGCCCGGGCGATCGAGTGGACCCGCCATCACCTCCTGCGTGTGCATCAACGGCTGGTCCCGGCGCCGATGTCGATGATGGAACTCATCGTCTCCGGGTGGCCGGCCCAGGCGATCACCGCCGCCGCCGAACTCGGGATCGCTGACGCACTGCACGACGGGCCGCTGCCGCTTGACGAACTGGCCGCGCGGGTCGGTGTGGACGCCGACGCGTTGGGCCGGCTGCTGCGGGCGCTGATCGGCAGAGGTATCTTCCGTCGCCGCCGCGACGGCCGCTACGCGCTGAATGCGCTTGCCGCCACGTTGTGTTCGGATGCACCGATCTCGCTGAAGGGTGCTGCGCTCTTCCAGGGTTCGCAGGAGCAGCGGGAACGCTGGACACTGCTGGCCGATTCGGTGCGCACCGGCGAGTCGATCGTGCCGGCGCTGCGCGGCAAGGACGGCTTCGACTACCTCGACGACATCCCCGAGCACGCCGAGCTGTTCAACAAGACGATGACCGCGCTGGCCCAGATGACGCATGCGGTCGTGGTGGGCAGCTATGACTTCAGCGCCTACCGCACCATCGTCGACGTCGGCGGCGGCCAGGGTGCGCTGCTGGCCGCCGCGCTGGCCACCGCACCCGGGTCACAAGGCATTCTCTACGATCTGCCCTCGGTGGTGGCCGATGCGCCGAAGATCCTGCGCGACAGCGGTATTGCGCAGCGCGTGCAGATCGTGGCCGGCTCGTTCTTCGACAGCGTTCCCGCCGGCGGCGATGCCTACCTGCTCAAGAACATCATTCACGACTGGCCCGACGACAAGGCGCTGGCGATCCTGCGTAACGTCCGCGTGGCGGCCGGCCCGGCTGCCAGGGTGCTGCTGGTCGAGATGGTGGTCAGCGACGACGGCCGCGACGGTCCGCAGAACTGGGTGGATCTGGAGATGCTGATCAACCTCGGCTCCCGCGAGCGCACCGAGGGGGAGTATCGGGAACTGCTGCGGCAGGCCGGGTTCCGGATGACCAGGGTGGTTCCGACCGCCTCACCGCTGCGTGTGGTCGAGGCCGTCGTCGACGAGGTGGCGCTGCACTGATGGGCATCTGATGGGTATCGCCTCGGCGATCGGGCGTGCGATCTGGGCCGGAGTCGACCCGGACGGGATGTTCCGGCGCCACGCCGGTGACACCGGGCCGTTCGTGGTGCGCTTTCCCGGCCTGGGCACGGTGCTGTTCTTCGTGACCGAGGACGCCGCCCGCGACATTCTCACCGCGCCGTCGGCAGTGTGCCGGGCGCCGCTGCCCAACCCGATCGAACCCGTCGTCGGCGAGAACTCCCTGATTCTGCTCTCCGGTGAAGCCCACCGGCAGGCCCGCAGCGTGCTGGCGCCGCCGTTTCGCGGCGAGGTCATGCGCGGGTACGCCGACCTGATCGCCGAGGCCACCGGTCATGCGATCGCCGATCTGCACCCCGGCAACGAGATGCTGGTTGGCCATGTGGCGCAAGCCATCACCCTCGACGTCGTGATCCGGGTGGTGTTCGGTGTGACCGACCCGGCCCGGGCCGCCGAGTACGCAGACGTGACGAGCGAGCTTCTGCAGTCGGGCAGTGCACCGCTGATGCTGGTGCCCTGGCTGCGCCGCGAGATCGCCGGGCGCGGGCCATGGGCACGGCTCGTCGGCGCGCGCCGGCGACTCGACCGGCTGCTGGGCGAGGAGATCAGTGAACGCCACCGCAGCGGCGAACACCGCGGCGACGTGATGGACCTGATCCTGCACGCCACCGACGACAACGGCCAGGTCTTGCGGGACACCGCGTTGCACGACCAGTTGCGCACGATGCTCGCCGCCGGGCATGAGACGACGTCGACGTCGCTGGCGTGGGCGCTGTATCACATCCACCGCGACGAACGGGTGCGCTCCCGCGTCCTCGAGGAACTGACCGCGGCGGCCACACCGGGACAGATCGCCGCGCTGCCGTACCTGGGTGCGGTGATCCAGGAAACCCTGCGCATGCATCCGGCCGTGCCGATCGTCCTGCGCCGGCTCACCGGGGCGCTCACCGTCGCCGGCGTTGCCTGCTCACCCGGCGATATCGTCGGAATCGCGCTTCCCGCATTGCATTTCAATCCGACGCTGTGGGACAGGCCGGATGAGTTCGATCCCACCCGGTTCCTGGACGGCAAGCCGTCGCCGTTTCAGTACGCGCCCTTCGGCGGCGGCTTTCGCCGCTGCATCGGCGCCGCATTCGCCCAGACCGAGTTGGCCGTGGCGATCGGCACGGTGCTGCAGACCCTCGAGTTGCGCCAACCGGCCCGGGAGCGCAATCGCACACCGCCGCGCGCGGTGCCGCGCGGCATCGCCACCAGGCCCAGTCGCGAGATCGTGCTGGAGGTGACGGGTCGCCGTCAGTGACGGTAGGTGGCCAGGAAACGACCGAACCGTTCGATCGCGTCTTCCAGTTCGTCGGCGTGCGGCAACATCGCGATCCGCACGTGGTCGGGCTCAGGCCAGTTCAGCCCCGTGCCGGGGACGAGGTGAATCTTCTCCTGCAGCAACAAGTCCAGGACGAACTGTTCGTCGTCGCGAATCGGATACCTGGCGAGGTCGATCTTCGGGAACGCATACAGCGCGCCGCGGGGCTTCACACACGAGACACCCGGAATCGCGTTGAGTGCCGTCCACGCCCGATCACGCTGCTCGCGCAGTCTGCCGCCGGGCAGGGTGAGATCGCCGACCGGCTGCTCGCTTTCCAGCGCCAGCCGGATCGCATGCTGGGCCGGAACGTTCGCGCACCGGCGCAGTCCGGCCAGCACGGTCAGACCCTCCAGATAGCTCGCGGCGTGGTCGGTCGGCCCGGAGACCGCCAGCCAGCCCGCGCGAAACCCGGCGCAGCGGTAGGACTTTGACAGACCGTTGAATGTCAGGCACAGCAGGTCCGGTGCCAGCGAGGCCGTCGCGGTATGGGTGGCTCCGTCATAGAGGATGCGGTCGTACATCTCGTCGGAGTACACGACCAGATTGTGCTCGCGAGCGATGTCGAGAATGCCGGTCAGCACCTCCGGCGGGTACACCGCGCCGGTGGGGTTGTTGGGATTGATGAGCACGATCGCCCGGGTTCGGGAGGTGACCTTCGCCGCGATGTCGGCGATGTCGGGATACCAGTCCGACGACTCGTCGCAGCGGTAGTGCACAGCGAGCCCGCCGTTGAGGCGCACCGCCGCCGTCCACACCGGGAAGTCCGGCGCCGGGACGAGGACCTCGTCGCGGTACTCCAGCAGCGCGGTCATCGCCATGACGATCAGCTCGGAGGCGCCGTTGCCCACATACACGTTGTCGGCGTCGACCAGGACGTCGCGCTCCCGGTAGTACTCGGCCACGGCTGACCGGGCGGCCGGCAACCCCTTGGGTGCGACATAGCCCGCTGATGCGGCCAGATTGTCGGCAATCACGCGGACGAGTTCGGCAGGCGGGTCGAACCCGAACGGATGCGGGTCGCCGGTATCGAGTCGCATGACGGAGTGGCCCGCCGCTTCCAGCCGCGCCGCGTGCTCAGCGATCGGCCCCGCCATGTCGTAAGACAGGTTCGACAACCTGCTCGCCTGTGCGAACTTCATCCGGATCCTCTCGCCCGCAAAAGTGTGGCAGAAAGCCCCGCTGGCGATGGCGCGTATGACCGTCTCGGTAGCCGGTTCACAGGCGTGCGCTGGTCCATCGGGCTGTTAGCCGCCCGCTCGGGGTGCGAAGATGACCGCGCCAGTGATCGCGACGGGAGGTGAGACGACGGATGAGCGCCTTTCCGGACCGCGCCACGCTGGAAACCGCCCTCGACGTCGCAGCCCGCGCCCCGTCGTTGCGCAACCTGCAGCCCTGGCGCTGGGAGGTCGACGGTCCGGAGGTGCACCTGTTCGCCGACTGGAGTCGCCGGGCCGGTGACTCCTCCGTCGATCGACGCGACGTTCTGCTGGGCTGCGGCGCCGTGCTCGACCACTGCGTGGTGGCACTGGCCGCGGCCGGCTGGCACCCCCGCGTACACCGGTTGCCGGACCGCGGTGACGACAGCCACCTGGCGATACTGGACGTCGTCGAGCAGCCGCCGAGCGATGGGCACCTGGAATTGGCTGCCGCGATCACGAGGCGCCACGCCGACCGCCGGCCCTACGGTGCGCAGCATCTCCCGGCCGCGACGTTGGAGTTGCTCTATATCCGCGCCGCGCGACTCGGGATCGAGTTGGGTGTGGTTCCGCGATCGCGCTGGACTCGGGCCGACGACGGCGCCGTCGCCCTGCGATACCCCCAAGCCGCCGGGGACGAACCCGCCGACGGTGCGGCGTTGCTCGTCGTCGGCACCCGCGAGGACGACGATGACATGCGGCTGCGCGCAGGCGAAGCGCTCAGCCACCTGATGCTGACGGCCACCGCGGCGGGCCTGGCAACCTGCCCGCTCACCGAGCCGCTCAACGACGTCAGAAACTGCTTGGCCCTGGCGTGCGAGGTGTTCGACGGGGCGTCGCATCCGCAGGCCCTGATCCGGGTGGGGATCGCGACGTCCGAGGCCGATCCGCCCTCGGTGACCGAGCGCAGGCCGGTGAACGAGATCACCACGTGGACGGGCAGTTCGACGAAGCAGTCCTAGCCGCCGGCATTCGCCTCGTCGCTACCGAACCACTTCGTCTTGATCATGTCGTAGGTGCCGTCCTCGCGCATCGACAGCAGCGCCTCGTCGACCTGCTTACGCAGCTCGCTGCCGGGGCGGAAGACGATGCCGTAGTCCTCGTTCTTGAAGACCGGCCCGGCCATCTCGGCCGTGCCCGCACCGCCGTGCTGCACGTAGTACTGCAGCACCGGCGCGTCGAACACCACCGCGTCGAAGTCGCCCTTCCTCAGACCGGTATAGCAGTCCTCGATTGCCGTGGCGCCGGTGGCGCTCACCGCGAGGTCGCGCAGGAAATTCGCCGACGTGGTGTTGGCGACGGTGCACACCTTCTTGCCGAAAAGGTCTGAGGGAGATTTGATTTGGGCGTCGAAGCGCTCGACGGTCAGGTTGGCGGTCAGGGTCGCGGTGTAGTAGGCGACGAAGATGATGCTGACGAAGGCCCACAGCACGCCCATCGCCCGCGACAGCCAGTGCCGCGGTGCGTCATCGGGTTGTGCCGCAAGGGTTCCCAGCCCCCAGCCGAAGGCCTGCAGCACCCCGGGGAAGTAGGACTTCGACACCATCGACTCTTCGTGGCGGCGTTCCACCAGCCAGGTGATGTGGGCGGGAATCACCGTGATGACGAATGCCGCACCCAGCCAGACCAGCATCGACCAGGAGAACAGCAGCTTGAGGAAGTCCATCAGCCCGGGTGTGGACTTCTGTGACGCGCCGCTGTGGGTGAGGATCTGCAATCCGGCATTGAGCGTGGGTTGGGAGAAGTCGAAAGTCTGCACCCGGTCGGCGGTGATCGAGATGGCGCTGGCGGCGGCGTCGGCGGCGCCGGTCCTGACGGCGTCGAGTTGCTCGGTCACGCCGTTGACGGTGAGGAAGTTGGTGCTCCAGCCCTGCCGCTTGGCGATCTCCTCCCACAACTCGATGGTGAAGCCGCTCTTCACCCCGTCGTGGGTGGTGACGAACGGGGCCAGATCATGGGTGGCGACGGTGACGGTGCGCGGCTCGGCGCCGGCCGGAGCGGCCAGTGCGGGGAGGCCCGCGATGGCGGCCACCATAACGATGACGCCGGCTATCGCACGCATTCGTGAACCCACTGTCTGGCCCGTCCTCACTGCCGGCTGCTGATGAACAGCGATCACAATAGACGCGGGTGTCAATTTCTGCTCAGGGCGCGTCAATTGGATGGTTGAAACCGATGGCGATCGGGGTACGTGCACTGCATGGCTATCAAGAAGATGTCGTGGACGTCCGTTTTCCTCGCCGGCGCTGCCGCCGCGGCGATCGCAGCGGCACCCTTGGCCGCAGCCGACCCCGCCTGCGTCAACCCCGACGGCACCGCGTGCCCGACCGCCACGGCCGGTCCCGGCGGTGCGTCGGGTGTGATCCCGGGCGGACCCGCCGGTGAGGCCGGTCCCGGCGGTGCCTCCGGAGTGATCCCGGGTGGTCCCGGCGGCGCAGCCGGTCCGGGTGGGGCCAGCGGCTCGATTCCCGGTGGACCTGCCGGTGAGGCCGGTCCCGGTGGCGCGAGCGGTTGCATTCCGTACGTCGGCTGCGCGTCGGTCGGGTAACGCCGGCTGACGTCGGACCCCTGCGGTCGGTGAACGTGACTGATCGCTAGATCGACGCACGGCGTTTTCTCGACGCTGGCCGTCGCGGTTCTGGCACACTCGGCGCGACCATGAGGGAGGCGCCGTGATGACCAGCGACATCCAAGCAGTGCCGTTGTTGTCCCGGCGCGACCGCATCATGCTCGCGGTGACCGCCGTCGCGGCCGGTGCCGCCGGGGCGCTGCACTTCGCCCACGGCAACGCCGTCGTCACCTTCATCGCCGCCGCGGTGGCACTGGCGGCGCTGGCATCGCTGGTCGGCCGTTCGGTGGAGGCGCTGGGAGACCGGCTCGGCCCCAAGGCCACCGGCCTTCTGCAAACGTCGCTGGGCAACCTGCCCGAGCTGTTCGTCATCCTGTTCGCGTTGAAAGCCGGGCTGTTCGACGTCGTGAAGGCCACCCTGGTCGGGTCGATCCTGGCCAACGTCCTGCTGGTACTGGGGGCGGCCTTCGTTGTCGGCGGGCTCAAGCACGGCAGTCAGCGGTTCGCCGCCGACGACTCGCGCACCCTGGGGCTGATGTTCACCCTTGCGGTGTTCATCCTGGCGGTGCCCTCGCTGACCGCGGCTATACATACCCCGGCTGCCACCCACGAACGCATGGTGTCGGTGGTGGTGTCGGTGATCATGCTGGCGCTGTTCGCGCTCTCGCTGCCGGCCGCGCTGTCCCGCTCGGCCAACAAGAGCCACGGATCGCCGATCGCGGCCAACCCGGACTCGGCGGCCGCCGCCAGCAAGGTGGCCCAACACGGTGAGTGGCCGCTGGCGATGGCGATCGGGATGCTCGCCGCCACCGGTATCGGGGCCGCGTTCGTCTCGGAGTGGTTCGTCGCGGCCCTGCAACCGGCGATGGACGCGGCGGGCGTCAATGAGGTGTTCGCCGGCCTGGTGATCGTGGCCATCGCGGGCAATGCCGTCGAGAATGTCGTCGGCATCCAGTTGGCGGCCAAGAACCAGATGGACTACGCGGTCCAGGTGATCCTGCAGTCGCCGGTCCAGATCGCGCTCACCATCGCCCCGATCGTCGTGCTGGCCGCAGGTCTGCTCGGGCAGCCGGAGTTCAATCTGGTGCTCTCCCCGCTGCTGCTGGCCTCGATGGTGATGGCCGCTCTGGTGGCGGTGCTGGTGACCTTCGACGGCGAATCCAACTGGTTCGAAGGCGCGGCGTTGATCGCGCTCTACATCGCGATCGCGACGTCGTTCTGGTGGGGTTAGCGGCTAGGCAGCGCGGGCGGCTTCGGGTCGGGCGGTTCGGGATATCCCGGCGAAGTCGTTCGGCAGCGAGAGCCGGAACACCTTCTTCCACGCCGAGCCGACCTGCTTGACCATCGGGCCGCTGACGTAGGTCAGGCCGTAGCGCTCGAACAACTCCTGGACCTGCGGAGCGATCTCCTGGTAGCGGTTGCTCGGCAGATCGGGAAACAGGTGGTGCTCGATCTGGAAGGACAGATTGCCGGTCATGAAGTGCAGCAACGGACTTCCGTCGATATTGGCCGAGCCCAGCATCTGGCGCAGGTACCACTCGCCGCGGGTCTCGCCGTCGATCGAGGTCTTCTCGTAGGTCTGCACGCCTTCGGGGAAGTGTCCGCACATGATGACCGAGTGCGTCCATAGATTGCGGGCGACGTTGGCGGTGAGGTTCGCCGTCAGGGTCGTCAGCGCGGAGGGCCCCGACAGCAACGGGTGCAGGACGTAGTCGCGGGTCATGTGCCGGCGGATCTTGCGCAACACGCTCTTGCCCTGGCGGACGAACTCGGCCTTGTCCGACCGGCCTTTGAGGAACTTGCCGATCTCGAGGTCGTAGGCGGCGATGCCGTATTGGAATGCGCACGCGTTGATGAAGTTCCACAGCGGCTGACCCAGGTGAAAGGGTGTCCAGCGCTGGCCCTCGTCGACGCGCATGATGCCGTAGCCGAGGTCGTTGTCCTTGCCCAGCACGTTGGTGTAGGTGTGGTGCAGTTCGTTGTGGGAGTGCTTCCACAGCTCTGAGGTGGCGGCGTTGTCCCATTCCCAGGTGGTGGAGTGGATCGTGGAGTCGCGCATCCAGTCCCACTGGCCGTGCATCACGTTGTGGCCGATCTCCATGTTCTCGATGATCTTCGAGACCGAGAGGCCGACGGTGCCGGCCAGCCAGGCCGGCGGGAACAGGGAGAACAGGAGCACCGCGCGGCTGCCGAGCTCGAGCTTGCGCTGGAAGTCGATAACGTTGCGGATGTACTCCGCATCCTGCTCACCGCGGCTGTCGATCACCTGCTGGCGGATGGCGTCGAGGTCGCGGCCGAGCGCGGCGATGTCCTCGTCGGTCAGGTGAGCGATCGGATTGTCTTGTTGGCGTTGGATTGTCGTCATGTCGGAGTCCTTTACAGATCGATGTCGCAGGTGCCCGCTGCCGCGGACACGCAGGTTTGAATGAGTACGCCGTCGCCGGGGGCGGCGGTCGTGATGTCGCCGTTGCGCAGGTCGCGGACGGCTCCTTGTCGAAGCGGTGCCACGCAGCCGAAGCAGATGCCCATCCGGCATCCCGACGGCATGAGGACACCGGCGGCTTCGCCGGCGTCGAGAAGTGTCTGATCACCCGCGGCGTCCAGGACGGTGCCGGACTTGGTGAAGGTGACGGTGCCGCCGTCGCCGGCGCTGATGACGGTGGGACGGAACCGTTCGGTGTGCAGCCGCTCGGCCAGACCGCTGTCGTTCCAGTGCGCTTCGAGTGCGTCGAGCATGCCCGTGGGTCCGCAGGCCCAGGTCTCGCGCTCCGCGAGATCGCCGACGAGAGTGGCCAGTTCGTCGGTGCCGAGCATGCCGTCGGTGTCGGTGTGCTTCTCGATCAGGCGGATTCGGCCCCGACGCGCCAGCGCGCGCAGTTCGTCGGCGAAGATCACGTCGTCGGGTGTGGGTGCACTGTGCACCACGACGATGTCCGTGGCGTCGGCCGGCATGTTGCGCAGCATGCCCATCACCGGGGTGATGCCGCTGCCCGCGGTGAGGAACAAGATCTTGGCAGGCGTCGAGGCGGACGCTGCGGCGGGCAAGGTGAATTCTCCGGCGGCGTGGTCGAGTTGAACGATGGTGCCGACCGTGGCGCGCCGAACCAGATGATTGGAGACCTTGCCGTCGGGGATCGCCTTGACGGTGATGGCGATACAGCCGTCCGGTCGGCCGGCTTGCGAGGTCAGTGAGTAGGCGCGCCATTGGCGGACGCCGTCGACGTCGACACCGACGCGGATGTATTGGCCCGGCGTATGCGCGCGCCAGCCGCGACCGGGCTTGATCACCAGGGTCGCCGCATCGCGGGTTTCGGGATGGATCGCCACGATCCGGCCGCGCAGGCCGATCCCGGAGCGCAGCGGATCGATGACGTCGAGATAGTCGCCGGGCACCAGTGGGGTGGTGACGCGTTCGGCGAGCCGGAGGAATCGGTCGCGCAGCGTGCCCAGCGGGGTGGGTGCTGTGGTTGTCATACAACGACTATCCCGCTCCCTTGGGTATAAAGTCTTGACCTGGAAGGGTGAAGAACGATGAATAGATTGTTCGTGAAGAACAGTTCATGACTGATCCGCAGCTGGGCGGTGACGATCGTCAGGTCGGCGGATTGGCGCTGAACGACCAGGTTGTGGCTGCTTTACGGGCGGGGCTGCCCGAGGTCGCCGAGCGCACTGTGGCCGCCGTCACCGTCGAGGTGCCGAGCTATGCGGACGCCTTCAGCGGCCGGATGGGCCAACGCATCGAGAGCGCTGTGCAATTGGCACTGGGCGCCTTCCTGCAATTGGCCACCCGTTCACCCGACGCTGATCCCGGGCCGCCACTGACTCCCGCATTAGAGGGCGCGTACGAACTCGGTCGCGGCGAAGCGCGGCAGGGACGATCGATGGACGCCCTGCTGGCGGCCTACCGGGTCGGGGCTCGCGTCGCGTGGCGTGAGTTCTCCCGCACCGCCGTCGAGGGCGGACAGCCCCCGCAGACGATCGCACGGTTCGCGGAGTTGGTGTTCGCCTATATCGACGAACTCTCGGCCGCAAGCGTTTCCGGGCACGCCGACGAACTGGCGTCCTCGGATCGTGAGCGACGGCGTGGCCTCGACCGCCTCGCCCAGCAGTTGCTGGCGGAAGCGCCGACCGAGACTCTGCTGGCGAGCGCGGACCTGGTCGGGTGGGTCCCGCCGGAGACCCTGACTGCCGTGCTGGTGCCGGCGGCTCAGATGCGGGGCATCGTCTCCCGTTTCGGGCAGTCCACCCTGGGCCTCGGTGAAGATCTTCCGGGCATCGACGCCGCCGAATCCGTTGTGCTGCTGATGGTTCCGGATGTGCACGGCAGTGGCCGGCCCCGGTTGTTGAGGGAATTGCGGGGGCGACGGGCGGTGGTCGGCCCGGCCCGGCCCTGGACGCGCGTGCACGACTCGTATCGACGAGTTCTGCACGCCCGCGACGTCTTGGCGACCCCCGATGACGACGACGTCGTCGACACCGAGGCGCACCTCGTGGAGTTGGTGCTGGGCGCCGACCGCGAAGCAGCCGCGGACTTGCGGCGCACCGTGCTGGCCCCGTTGGCGCACTTGCGTCCGGGCTCCGCCGAGCGCCTGGCCGAGACGTTGCGGTC
Encoded here:
- a CDS encoding MMPL family transporter: MLAAITRLAIDAPRRMIVVAILVMVGTAVFGIPVAGRLSAGGLTDPGAQSSQATRVLADTFGQGDMPLLITVSSPDGVTGGAARAVGTEIVQALSRSPVVATVTSPWTAPPPAAAPLISKDGTIGVIVAGITGGDNGAPKNADALMNEVVHDRDGVTVHAGGEAVLKLQITQQSERDLKIMEGIAIPLSFLVLVWVFGGLVAAALPVVVGGIAILGAMAVLRLISLATDVSIFSLNLAVAMGLALAIDYTLLLLSRYRDERAAGTDRDTALQRTMAAAGRTVLFSALTVALSMAAMVLFPIYALKSFAYAGVAVVAFASIAAVVVTPAAIVLLGDRLDALSLRRRVRQAPAVQEGRWYRVAMFAMRAAVPVGLAVVALLVALGAPFTAVKWGVPDDRVLPTTSSAHVVGDQLRTRFGADLATNLTVVIPDADGVTPAALDRYAAQLSQVQEVTSVSAPGGTFVAGAPSGPPSTPTAAAGSEAFLTVTSATPLYSHASDTQLDRLQAVPGPDGRAVLFGGTAQVNRDTAAAIASRLGLVLAIIAGITFVLLFLMTGSVVVPLKALLLNVLSLTAAFGALVWIFQDGNLGALGTTATGTLAISIPVLLFCIAFGLSMDYEVFLVSRIREYWLASAQTPADNDTSVAMGLARTARVITAAALIMAITFAALSGAQVSFLRMLGVGLTLAILADATLVRTLLVPAFMHLMGRSNWWAPKPLVRLHQRIGIRETVPTGSNGVADA
- a CDS encoding methyltransferase gives rise to the protein MRKPVPPAGLARAIEWTRHHLLRVHQRLVPAPMSMMELIVSGWPAQAITAAAELGIADALHDGPLPLDELAARVGVDADALGRLLRALIGRGIFRRRRDGRYALNALAATLCSDAPISLKGAALFQGSQEQRERWTLLADSVRTGESIVPALRGKDGFDYLDDIPEHAELFNKTMTALAQMTHAVVVGSYDFSAYRTIVDVGGGQGALLAAALATAPGSQGILYDLPSVVADAPKILRDSGIAQRVQIVAGSFFDSVPAGGDAYLLKNIIHDWPDDKALAILRNVRVAAGPAARVLLVEMVVSDDGRDGPQNWVDLEMLINLGSRERTEGEYRELLRQAGFRMTRVVPTASPLRVVEAVVDEVALH
- a CDS encoding cytochrome P450, whose translation is MGIASAIGRAIWAGVDPDGMFRRHAGDTGPFVVRFPGLGTVLFFVTEDAARDILTAPSAVCRAPLPNPIEPVVGENSLILLSGEAHRQARSVLAPPFRGEVMRGYADLIAEATGHAIADLHPGNEMLVGHVAQAITLDVVIRVVFGVTDPARAAEYADVTSELLQSGSAPLMLVPWLRREIAGRGPWARLVGARRRLDRLLGEEISERHRSGEHRGDVMDLILHATDDNGQVLRDTALHDQLRTMLAAGHETTSTSLAWALYHIHRDERVRSRVLEELTAAATPGQIAALPYLGAVIQETLRMHPAVPIVLRRLTGALTVAGVACSPGDIVGIALPALHFNPTLWDRPDEFDPTRFLDGKPSPFQYAPFGGGFRRCIGAAFAQTELAVAIGTVLQTLELRQPARERNRTPPRAVPRGIATRPSREIVLEVTGRRQ
- a CDS encoding pyridoxal phosphate-dependent aminotransferase; the protein is MKFAQASRLSNLSYDMAGPIAEHAARLEAAGHSVMRLDTGDPHPFGFDPPAELVRVIADNLAASAGYVAPKGLPAARSAVAEYYRERDVLVDADNVYVGNGASELIVMAMTALLEYRDEVLVPAPDFPVWTAAVRLNGGLAVHYRCDESSDWYPDIADIAAKVTSRTRAIVLINPNNPTGAVYPPEVLTGILDIAREHNLVVYSDEMYDRILYDGATHTATASLAPDLLCLTFNGLSKSYRCAGFRAGWLAVSGPTDHAASYLEGLTVLAGLRRCANVPAQHAIRLALESEQPVGDLTLPGGRLREQRDRAWTALNAIPGVSCVKPRGALYAFPKIDLARYPIRDDEQFVLDLLLQEKIHLVPGTGLNWPEPDHVRIAMLPHADELEDAIERFGRFLATYRH
- a CDS encoding nitroreductase, yielding MSAFPDRATLETALDVAARAPSLRNLQPWRWEVDGPEVHLFADWSRRAGDSSVDRRDVLLGCGAVLDHCVVALAAAGWHPRVHRLPDRGDDSHLAILDVVEQPPSDGHLELAAAITRRHADRRPYGAQHLPAATLELLYIRAARLGIELGVVPRSRWTRADDGAVALRYPQAAGDEPADGAALLVVGTREDDDDMRLRAGEALSHLMLTATAAGLATCPLTEPLNDVRNCLALACEVFDGASHPQALIRVGIATSEADPPSVTERRPVNEITTWTGSSTKQS